One genomic segment of Nonomuraea coxensis DSM 45129 includes these proteins:
- a CDS encoding glucodextranase DOMON-like domain-containing protein, whose protein sequence is MGTAANRTSKVWYTVAGGVLSDVYEPTIDNTNVETMQFIVTDGRTFTEIQARDTTYQVATGPSGMSCTVTSVSRAGRYRLTTTYVTDPDRDAVVVRARIQPPGLRLYARLDASVNGNGGGAPANGGADDAVVDGPTGAPALSDDGTETSAAARDYAVPTHLALRAARRLPEASVGYAGTPGDGAAQLDTARALTPYAEAPDGNVVATARLPLDAGGDQLDETAYPILMAYQAGLAGDAGLWDDVRAAADFLLARGPAYGVERWEEQSGHSPSTVAAQIAGLTAAGEIADRQGDAVRARLYRATADHFARSVKRWTVTTTGLYAPRYFLRLSRAGDPDAAEPYNLGNGGPTEDQRRVVDAGFLELTRLGVLPPGDPDVLAALALVDRALRRDTAHGPGWYRYGSDTPGTEDGYGDCHEPDPTSCAPSGRPWPTGNTGSGHVWPVLAGERAEHALQRGDQATATALLRAIREQSSGTGLVPEQAWENPDLAASPYGSDPATASIGLRDGGPAGSASPLTWAQAQALRLILSLGGTRPVEQPAVVRRRYADRGGAPGAVPLTLTAPADGSPAPGASVTVEGVTAPGARVDVAAAPADTGAPARVASVRAGADGSFTAAAPVSFGEVVLTVSATTPDGRTGYARRAVVGDITGATTVLDVADPEGDDHGPGVFAYPTAADFRDGAFDLRRFQVVTDDTTVYLRAELRDLTPTFGNPMGAQLLDVYVQDPAVAVRSTEAAFPQRNHRLATADAWTQRIEAQGFAAPVWVTAAGAAPAGAAVRASGATRTITVALPRDAFGTPGPGWRFAVVLHGQDGYAADQARGFAATPQPYLFGVCAEGGTQPLCAADPATMPKAMDVLVPAGSSQEDVLNPLPGPVTVPAVPVP, encoded by the coding sequence ATGCAGTTCATCGTCACCGACGGCCGCACGTTCACCGAGATCCAGGCGCGCGACACCACCTATCAGGTGGCCACCGGCCCCTCCGGCATGAGCTGCACGGTCACCTCCGTCAGCAGGGCGGGCCGCTACCGGCTGACCACGACGTACGTCACCGATCCCGATCGCGACGCCGTCGTGGTCCGCGCCAGGATCCAGCCGCCGGGGCTGCGGCTGTACGCGCGCCTCGACGCGAGCGTGAACGGCAACGGCGGCGGCGCCCCGGCCAACGGCGGCGCGGACGACGCCGTCGTGGACGGGCCGACCGGCGCCCCGGCGCTCTCCGACGACGGCACCGAGACCAGCGCCGCCGCCCGCGACTACGCCGTCCCCACCCATCTGGCGCTGCGGGCCGCGCGGCGGCTGCCGGAGGCGAGCGTCGGCTACGCGGGCACGCCAGGCGACGGCGCCGCCCAGCTCGACACCGCCCGCGCGCTCACCCCGTACGCGGAGGCGCCGGACGGCAACGTGGTCGCCACCGCGCGGCTGCCGCTCGACGCGGGCGGCGACCAGCTCGACGAGACGGCCTATCCGATCCTCATGGCGTACCAGGCGGGCCTCGCCGGCGACGCCGGGCTGTGGGACGACGTGCGGGCGGCGGCCGACTTCCTGCTCGCGCGCGGCCCGGCGTACGGGGTCGAGCGGTGGGAGGAGCAGTCGGGCCACTCGCCGTCCACGGTCGCGGCGCAGATCGCCGGGCTGACCGCCGCGGGTGAGATCGCCGACCGGCAGGGCGACGCCGTGCGGGCGCGGCTCTACCGGGCCACGGCCGACCACTTCGCCCGCTCGGTCAAGCGGTGGACGGTCACCACGACCGGCCTCTACGCGCCCCGTTACTTCCTGCGGCTGTCGCGGGCGGGCGACCCGGACGCGGCGGAGCCGTACAACCTGGGCAACGGCGGCCCCACGGAGGACCAGCGGCGCGTGGTGGACGCCGGGTTCCTGGAGCTGACCAGGCTCGGCGTCCTGCCGCCCGGCGACCCCGACGTGCTGGCCGCCCTGGCCCTCGTGGACCGGGCGCTGCGGCGCGACACCGCGCATGGCCCCGGCTGGTACCGCTACGGCAGCGACACGCCGGGCACCGAGGACGGCTACGGCGACTGCCACGAACCTGACCCCACCTCGTGCGCGCCGTCGGGCCGGCCGTGGCCCACCGGGAACACCGGCTCCGGGCACGTGTGGCCGGTCCTCGCCGGCGAGCGGGCCGAGCACGCGCTCCAGCGCGGCGACCAGGCCACGGCGACCGCGCTGCTGCGCGCGATACGCGAGCAGTCGTCGGGCACCGGGCTCGTGCCCGAGCAGGCGTGGGAGAACCCGGACCTGGCCGCGTCGCCGTACGGGAGCGATCCGGCGACCGCCTCGATCGGCCTGCGCGACGGCGGCCCGGCGGGCTCGGCCTCGCCGCTCACCTGGGCGCAGGCCCAGGCGCTGCGGCTGATCCTCTCGCTCGGCGGCACCCGGCCGGTCGAGCAGCCCGCCGTCGTCCGCCGCCGGTACGCCGACCGCGGCGGCGCGCCCGGGGCCGTCCCGCTCACCCTGACCGCCCCGGCCGACGGGAGCCCGGCGCCCGGCGCGTCCGTCACCGTCGAGGGCGTCACGGCGCCCGGCGCGCGGGTGGACGTCGCCGCCGCGCCCGCCGACACCGGCGCGCCCGCCCGGGTCGCGTCGGTACGGGCCGGCGCGGACGGGTCGTTCACGGCGGCGGCGCCGGTGTCGTTCGGCGAGGTCGTGCTCACGGTGAGCGCCACGACGCCCGACGGGCGCACCGGGTACGCCCGCCGCGCCGTGGTCGGCGACATCACCGGCGCGACCACCGTGCTCGACGTCGCCGACCCGGAGGGCGACGACCACGGGCCCGGCGTCTTCGCCTACCCGACGGCCGCCGACTTCCGCGACGGGGCCTTCGATCTGCGCCGCTTCCAGGTCGTCACCGACGACACCACCGTCTACCTGCGGGCCGAGCTGCGCGACCTGACGCCGACGTTCGGCAACCCGATGGGCGCGCAGCTCCTCGACGTCTACGTCCAGGACCCGGCCGTGGCCGTACGGTCCACCGAGGCGGCCTTCCCGCAGCGCAACCACCGCCTCGCCACGGCCGACGCCTGGACGCAGCGGATCGAGGCGCAGGGGTTCGCGGCGCCGGTGTGGGTGACGGCGGCGGGCGCGGCCCCGGCGGGCGCGGCGGTCCGGGCCTCGGGCGCCACCAGGACGATCACCGTCGCCCTGCCCAGGGACGCCTTCGGCACGCCGGGCCCGGGCTGGCGCTTCGCCGTGGTGCTGCACGGCCAGGACGGGTACGCCGCCGACCAGGCGCGCGGGTTCGCGGCGACGCCGCAGCCGTACCTGTTCGGGGTGTGCGCCGAGGGCGGGACCCAGCCGCTGTGCGCGGCCGACCCCGCGACGATGCCTAAGGCGATGGACGTGCTCGTCCCGGCGGGAAGCTCCCAGGAGGACGTGCTGAACCCGCTGCCCGGCCCGGTCACGGTGCCCGCCGTCCCGGTGCCCTGA